GCCACCACAGCAAAGAACTTATTATGATTTTCCCACTCGTCAGTGGAATAGCGGTGAGCGCCTGATTGTTCTGGGTCAATCTTTAGATGGCGAAGTCATCATTAATTTGTCCTCAGAAGACACACCACAAATATTAGTGGTAGGTACTACTGGCTCCGGCAAGAGCAATTTCTTCCGCGCTGCGGCTTATTGCCTACTGATGCAGGGTGCAAGAGTCGATGTCTGTGGTGGTAAGGTCAGTGACTACGAAGATTTTGCCGAGCGCTTCCCTAGTATCACTATGAACGATATGGGGAAAACCTTTGAGTTTGTCGGTGAATATTTCATTGAGTGCGATCGCCGTAACTCCATGACTAAAGCGCAATTAGACTTAGAACAGCCTTGGATATTGTTTATTGACGAATATAAAGGCACAGTCCCGCTATCTGATGCCTTACGCAAAGCATACGACCAACAGTTGTGTGAAGTCGGTCGCCGGGGCAGAGGGTTAAAGATTCACATCGTTGTTGGTTTACAGCGTGGAGCTAAACGTAGCAAGGAAGATCCACAAGGACTGCCACCTGATCTACGCGATAATCTGCCGTGCCGGATTGCTTTTCGCTGTGTTGATGCCACTTCGGGCCGCATGATTCTGATGCGGCGGGGTGAGGCTGTCACTTCATTGCAAGGTCGTGGCGACGGGATTGTGCAATCTGGTTTATTAGACGCCAGATTCCAGGCATATCGTTTTGAAACAATCCCAAACTAGGGGTGTAGGGGGGTAAGGGTGTGGGGGTGTAGGGGAAACTATTTTATCCCTCTTTTGTCACTTTGGGAGAAGCAAATCGCTGAAAGCCTTTCGGAGCTTTAATTTTCAGATTTTATCTACAAACTTTAGTTACTGTTAGAAAATAAAAGCTTAAAGCGTTATCAAATCAAAGTTTCAGAATTAAGCTTCGATTATTGTTTTCCGAAAGTGACAAAAGAGGGTTATATAACAGTTAAAGAAAGGTAAAACTGATGAGAGAACAATCTATACAATCGTACCGGGATTTAAAAGTTTGGCAAGAAGCAATGAGCCTTGCTGAAAGCTGTTACAAAGTTACTAAATTATTTCCTAGAGAAGAAATCTATGGCATGACTTCGCAAATTCGTCGTGCTGCTGTATCTATTCCAGCTAATATCGCAGAGGGCTATGGTAGAAGAACTCGTGGAGAATATATTCAATTTCTATACATAGCCCAAGGGTCATTAAAAGAATTAGAAACACATTTGTTACTAGCAATTCGAGTAGGATTAGAGTCATCACAAATACTCAATCCTGTTCTTAATCAGTGTGATTCCGTTGGGAAATTATTACTACTTCTAATTCGTGCATTAGAAAATAAAAGTAAGTAAATCAATAATTATTCTTCCCCTACACCCCTACACCCCTACACCCTTAAACCCCTTATTGATATGTTACCAAGCCAATTTGTTGAAGCTGCTGGTTTCCCGGAACGTTGGCAGGAGAAGGATTTGCAATTATATTTAGCTCAACGCTTAACAGAGCGCGGTTTTCACACCCAAGTTGAAGCTCCAGCTAATGGCGGTAGGGCTGATATTGTTATCAGTTGGCAGGGAGGGGTGATCGCGGAAGTGAAGAAGTACCTTGACCGCGACACCATCTACCAAGCAGTTGGTCAACTCAACCTTTATGGACTGAACAATACCCATAAGCTGATTGTTATGGGTTTTCTTACACCTGATGCTAAGGCGCAACCATCTGCCCTCAAGACTGCTTCAATGGTGGAGCAAGATCCAAGAATTAGTGTCATCTTCGTGAATCTCGAATCGGAATGGTTACCAGGGAATAAAATTATGTTTTCTTGGTTTCCACGGTTTTTCTCATTACCAAAACTCTCGTTACCACATCTGCCCCTTCATGAATGGCGTTGGTGGTTGGGGATTACTAAGGACAATCCCTTGCTGTTGGTTTTAGCTGTAGCTTTGCTGTGTGTCACATTTGAGCAAATGAAGCGAGAGTTTACCCAATGTCAGCAGACTGGGCAGTTGTGGAGTTGTTTGTTTTCCCAAAAAAGGCTGTTGCCTTAATTTATGATATCTATTGCTTGCGGGGAGAGCTTCTTTAGCTTGCCTCAAAAAATAGTTAAACAAGCGGTATCCGGTATTTGACCGAAAGATTCCAGAGCTACCTTAAGGTTTTAATGTTCTGGTATTTTGTATAGAAAGTAACTAGTAATTTAGCTAATTAACTTCTACTTACTTCTTTAGATATAAATCTGAATAAGACAAGTTCAAAATACTGTAAGTGACAGCATAATAGCAATACGGTTGTTTCTAACTAATAATTCGGAGCATACACTTTTAACTTATTACTGTATCTATGCGTTGCTAGAACTGACATTTACGTAACTCACGGATTGCTGTGCTTGGAAATAATAACTCCAACAAAGCAATATATCTAATTTTTAAAGAATTAGCCAGAAAAAGCATCTTGATTTTTTCTTGAGAACAGTTTTTAGAGTACAAAAACGACAAGTACACCTAATTCATCAATATGAGTAAAAAGAACACCGAAAAAAAAATTAATGTTGACTTAGCATCCGATGAAGCTAAGACACTGGAAAAGTATTGTAAAGAGACAGGGAAAGAAGAAAAGGAAGTCATTAAAGAGCTTGTTCGTAAACTCCCGGATTAATTAGATTTCTTTCAAATAGACCAAATCTCATCTGATTACCTATTAATTAAATTTCCTCAAATCCTAAAGTAGTAAGCTAGATTTGAGGAACTTCCAACTACTTTTTCTCCTCTACCTCAAGAGAACGGAGCAATTCCCGAATCACATCCGTTGCTGGTCTTCCTGTCATTGCACAGTATTGTTCTAATTTTTCAGCCTCGCTGACAGCTAGATTGATTGTCAGTCGTTTCACAGCCCATTTTTTATTAGTCATAATTAGTCTTTACAATGAATTGGAGAAGGTACATAAGTTAGAATTATCTAAAATCATCAGTTTCCTTAATCCAAAGTAATCTACTTAATTTACTTTGAATAGGCAGCAAAGCTATTTTCTATGCTAACTAAGATACGAAGTAGTAAAATGTGTATCTTTCCTCATTTAGCATCTGTTAGCTGCCACTATTAAGCAGTTTTTAGATTGCTCTGCCTTGTTTAGTAGATCATTTAATATGTTGCAGAATCAAGAAGAATATTTAAGGATAAACCATTTCAAACAACACAACAGCTTAGCTTAATCCGCCTAGAAGTAAGATGTTTACTCAACAGATATTAGCAAGCAAATACTAGCATAACAAGAGAAATGAAACAGCATATATGCGACTGCAACACAAAGCTTGATGGCTAAGTATCTTAAAGAAATGAGTCAGCAGAGTGTTGTAGTTTTTGGCAAGGCGCGTACTCACGATAAAACTGCAAAGCTTGTTCACTGGTTGCCCAATGTTTTAGAAGTAATTATTTTAGGTTTGATAATTTCAGCCAAAGCTTGCTGTCTTAGAGGTTAAATACAGTCGGATATTTAACCTCTGACTCCAATTAATT
This region of Nostoc sp. UHCC 0302 genomic DNA includes:
- a CDS encoding RepB family protein, with the protein product MSKKNTEKKINVDLASDEAKTLEKYCKETGKEEKEVIKELVRKLPD
- a CDS encoding ribbon-helix-helix protein, CopG family, which encodes MTNKKWAVKRLTINLAVSEAEKLEQYCAMTGRPATDVIRELLRSLEVEEKK
- a CDS encoding four helix bundle protein, with protein sequence MREQSIQSYRDLKVWQEAMSLAESCYKVTKLFPREEIYGMTSQIRRAAVSIPANIAEGYGRRTRGEYIQFLYIAQGSLKELETHLLLAIRVGLESSQILNPVLNQCDSVGKLLLLLIRALENKSK